A genomic segment from Streptomyces sp. NBC_00459 encodes:
- a CDS encoding DUF4232 domain-containing protein, which produces MRRTAREKLKACTLGAAVLTALLSATACDPDGTNNGTGTTSSTPSAPPSATVSTRPSGSGGATDGSQDSGGGSGNSGGSSSTVGQGATTACGESNISIAATIYPHDSVRHLLLTATNTGSKECTLYRYPIVRFDNGREDQVGPMESEMKEVRIGPGKRAYAGMLLFRTGAPTEAVETMAVSLQGRVSNADPDSGPIQVPLPDEADFLNIDDNPAVSYWNISREKAESYMFKAAGGN; this is translated from the coding sequence ATGCGACGTACTGCGCGCGAGAAATTGAAGGCCTGCACCCTGGGAGCCGCGGTCCTCACCGCACTCCTCTCCGCCACGGCCTGCGATCCGGACGGCACGAACAACGGCACGGGCACCACCTCGTCCACCCCGTCCGCCCCGCCGAGCGCGACCGTCTCCACCCGGCCCAGCGGAAGTGGCGGTGCGACCGACGGCTCGCAGGACTCCGGCGGCGGCTCGGGGAACTCCGGTGGGTCGAGCAGCACCGTCGGCCAGGGCGCCACCACCGCCTGCGGCGAATCGAACATCTCGATCGCCGCGACGATCTACCCACATGACTCGGTCCGGCACCTCCTCCTCACGGCCACCAACACCGGCAGCAAGGAATGCACGCTCTACCGCTACCCGATCGTCCGCTTCGACAACGGTCGCGAGGATCAGGTCGGCCCGATGGAGTCCGAGATGAAGGAAGTCAGGATCGGGCCGGGCAAGAGGGCGTACGCGGGCATGCTCCTCTTCCGTACCGGTGCGCCGACCGAGGCCGTGGAGACGATGGCCGTCAGTCTCCAGGGCCGCGTCTCCAACGCCGATCCGGACAGCGGACCGATCCAGGTCCCGCTGCCCGACGAGGCCGACTTCCTGAACATCGATGACAACCCGGCGGTCTCGTACTGGAACATCAGCCGCGAGAAAGCCGAGAGCTACATGTTCAAGGCTGCCGGCGGCAACTGA
- a CDS encoding MFS transporter, which yields MTDRAVRRRRRALFLLFFLPGIAMSSWVTRTPDVRDQLGLSIGQMGLVLFGLSVGSMIGILCSGRFVSRFGTRPVIALGTLLIITGTAVIGVGSAVSSAPLVAAGLCLFGAGMGGGEVAVNVDGADVERITGTAVLPTLHGCFSLGTVIGGSVGMAATAVAFPVHWHLTMVAVLATGTLVHAMRAIPTGVGTSVVPSTPGPGQARRSKPQVWKDRKLLLIGAIVLAMALAEGAANDWLPLLMVDGHGLDAAMGSLVFVGFAAAMTLGRFSGGFFLDRFGRAAVVRASAVSGAVGLLLVIFSDNAAVAATAVLFWGLGASLGFPVALSAAGDSGPDQTARVSLVAIIGYAAFLVGPPALGFLGDHYGLRTAMVAVLVFVVSAIVIAPAADTRDRTAAADAGARAAGATDLAQRTQPAAHIPQNNTTETDHEPAGSGRHDRCPPSP from the coding sequence TTGACAGACCGCGCCGTGCGCCGCCGCCGTCGAGCGCTGTTCCTCCTGTTCTTCCTTCCGGGTATCGCCATGTCGTCCTGGGTGACGCGCACCCCGGATGTCCGCGATCAACTGGGTCTGTCCATCGGACAGATGGGGCTGGTCCTGTTCGGTCTGTCCGTCGGCTCCATGATCGGCATCCTGTGTTCCGGCCGCTTCGTGTCCCGGTTCGGCACCCGGCCGGTCATCGCGCTCGGCACTCTCCTGATCATCACGGGCACGGCCGTCATCGGCGTGGGCAGCGCCGTGTCGTCGGCACCCCTGGTCGCCGCGGGGCTGTGCCTGTTCGGCGCGGGCATGGGCGGCGGCGAGGTGGCGGTCAATGTGGACGGCGCCGACGTGGAGCGCATCACCGGAACCGCGGTGCTGCCCACTCTGCACGGCTGCTTCAGCCTGGGCACGGTCATCGGGGGCTCGGTCGGCATGGCGGCCACCGCCGTCGCGTTCCCCGTCCACTGGCATCTGACCATGGTCGCCGTGCTGGCCACGGGTACTCTCGTCCACGCCATGCGCGCCATTCCCACCGGTGTCGGCACCAGCGTCGTGCCGTCGACGCCGGGTCCGGGACAGGCGCGACGATCCAAGCCGCAGGTATGGAAGGACCGGAAGCTGCTGCTGATCGGCGCCATCGTGCTGGCCATGGCACTGGCCGAGGGCGCCGCCAACGACTGGCTGCCGCTGCTCATGGTCGACGGCCATGGCCTTGACGCCGCGATGGGCTCGCTCGTCTTCGTGGGGTTCGCGGCGGCGATGACACTGGGCCGCTTCAGCGGCGGGTTCTTCCTCGACCGTTTCGGCCGGGCCGCTGTGGTGCGCGCGAGCGCCGTATCCGGTGCCGTCGGACTCCTCCTGGTCATCTTCTCCGACAACGCTGCCGTAGCCGCGACAGCCGTACTTTTCTGGGGACTCGGTGCCTCCCTCGGTTTCCCGGTGGCCCTGTCGGCGGCGGGCGACTCGGGCCCCGACCAGACCGCCCGCGTCTCGCTGGTCGCCATCATCGGCTACGCCGCCTTCCTCGTGGGACCGCCCGCCCTCGGATTCCTGGGCGACCACTACGGGCTGCGTACGGCCATGGTGGCGGTCCTGGTGTTCGTCGTCTCCGCCATCGTCATCGCTCCTGCCGCCGACACCCGTGACCGCACCGCAGCGGCCGACGCCGGTGCCCGCGCCGCCGGCGCGACGGACTTGGCACAGCGCACGCAACCGGCTGCACACATCCCGCAGAACAACACCACCGAGACCGATCATGAGCCTGCGGGAAGCGGCCGGCACGATCGGTGCCCTCCTTCCCCGTGA
- a CDS encoding DUF3500 domain-containing protein, with protein MRNRRTWRGIAGVAAGAVLVGGGFVAANAATTTGAAKKAGVHYPVDKKAGGVAAVVSAANAFLNTLDSDQQAETVLDFSQANATAWSNLPCGASCRPGIQTGSLSDEQLAALKNVLKVALGTGKDTGYEHVLQTLLADDQLASAESSGSGPSAPSASTSSDPSATASTSADPSATASADPSSTATDAPTGTPPSGAPGGGAGGGYGSGIYFLAFLGTPSADGTWQLHFGGHHLAVNITYKDGKVSGASPFFTGVEPTSWTADDGTTYEPLANFRDGLLKLTSSLSTEQLAKAKLSESFSDVLLGPGEDGQFPETKEGIKAGSLSPKQKKLVLEAIHPWIADVDDATAKQLTKTYARELDQTFVSYSGGTGLDTQGDYVRIDGPSVWIEFVCQNGFVYQDKVHYHTVYRDHTRDYGSEFSFS; from the coding sequence GTGCGTAACCGACGGACGTGGCGGGGCATAGCCGGCGTGGCTGCCGGCGCGGTCCTCGTAGGTGGCGGATTCGTCGCGGCCAACGCCGCGACGACCACCGGCGCAGCGAAGAAGGCCGGCGTCCACTACCCGGTCGACAAGAAAGCCGGCGGGGTCGCGGCCGTGGTCAGCGCCGCCAACGCGTTCCTGAACACGCTGGACTCCGACCAGCAGGCGGAGACGGTTCTGGACTTCTCCCAGGCGAACGCGACCGCGTGGTCGAACCTGCCGTGCGGCGCGTCCTGCCGGCCCGGCATCCAGACCGGCTCGTTGAGCGACGAGCAGCTGGCCGCCCTGAAGAACGTGCTGAAGGTGGCCTTGGGGACCGGCAAGGACACGGGCTACGAGCACGTCCTGCAGACCCTCCTGGCCGACGACCAGCTGGCCTCGGCGGAGAGCTCCGGCTCCGGTCCCTCCGCGCCGTCGGCCAGCACGTCGAGCGACCCCTCGGCCACCGCCTCCACCTCGGCCGACCCCTCCGCCACCGCCTCGGCGGACCCGAGTTCCACGGCGACCGACGCCCCGACGGGCACCCCTCCGTCCGGTGCCCCCGGCGGCGGCGCCGGTGGTGGGTACGGCAGCGGCATCTACTTCCTCGCGTTCCTGGGCACCCCGTCGGCGGACGGCACCTGGCAGCTGCACTTCGGCGGCCACCACCTCGCCGTGAACATCACCTACAAGGACGGCAAGGTCTCGGGCGCCAGCCCGTTCTTCACCGGCGTCGAGCCCACGAGCTGGACCGCGGACGACGGAACCACGTACGAGCCGCTGGCCAACTTCCGCGACGGCCTGCTCAAGCTGACCAGCAGCCTCAGCACGGAACAGCTGGCCAAGGCCAAGCTGTCCGAGTCGTTCAGCGACGTGCTGCTCGGCCCGGGCGAGGACGGCCAGTTCCCGGAGACCAAGGAAGGCATCAAGGCCGGCTCGCTGTCACCCAAGCAGAAGAAGCTGGTCCTGGAGGCGATCCACCCCTGGATCGCCGACGTGGACGACGCCACCGCCAAGCAGCTCACGAAGACGTACGCACGCGAGCTCGACCAGACCTTCGTCTCCTACTCCGGAGGCACCGGGCTGGACACCCAGGGCGACTACGTCCGAATCGACGGCCCGAGCGTGTGGATCGAGTTCGTCTGTCAGAACGGCTTCGTCTACCAGGACAAGGTCCACTACCACACCGTGTACCGGGACCACACCCGCGACTACGGCAGCGAGTTCTCCTTCTCATGA
- a CDS encoding HupE/UreJ family protein yields MTRPRNWLTAALRLVAGIAIVVPAALLTGASPAAAHPMPHSVVELDVHQTSVSARLELPTDDFSRASGIDLSNDTGATLAHQAKSVRTYLGKHIHPATAQGAAWQVSIGGLSLSSTEQTSTGPYRELVAEAVLTPPAGTDVRRFTFDYDVIVHQVVTHTVLVTVRQDWAAGQVDGENTTQVGTIRTDTRTMTVPALKVDLGEGSAWRGFLAMVKLGGDHILTGTDHLLFLLILLLPAPLAVTGRRWDGLVGARSALGRIGRITLAFTAGHSVALAATALGRLDIPGWPVEAFIAASILVGAIHAVRPLFPGKEALVAGVFGLGHGMAFSFVLAEMHLSTGQLVTSLLGFNLGIELVQLLLVCLALPSLLVLARLRIQPALRLTGALLTGTAALGWLADRLGLPNPVARTADSAGSHTTLMLTALTVTAFAATGWTLATRRRTRPESPEPSAGTTPEPHDRNRSTETADSAAT; encoded by the coding sequence ATGACCCGACCGCGAAACTGGCTGACCGCAGCACTGCGTCTGGTGGCCGGGATCGCGATCGTGGTACCGGCGGCGCTCCTCACCGGGGCGTCGCCGGCCGCCGCGCATCCGATGCCCCACTCGGTGGTGGAACTCGACGTGCACCAGACCTCGGTGAGTGCTCGTCTGGAACTGCCGACCGACGACTTCTCCCGGGCCAGCGGGATCGATCTGAGCAACGACACCGGGGCCACACTGGCCCACCAGGCCAAGTCCGTACGGACCTACCTCGGCAAGCACATCCACCCGGCCACCGCCCAGGGTGCGGCCTGGCAGGTCAGCATCGGCGGCCTGAGTCTCAGCAGCACCGAGCAGACCTCCACCGGCCCCTACCGCGAGCTGGTCGCCGAGGCCGTGCTCACCCCGCCGGCCGGCACCGACGTACGCCGTTTCACCTTCGACTACGACGTGATCGTGCACCAAGTCGTCACGCACACGGTTCTGGTGACGGTACGTCAGGACTGGGCCGCCGGGCAGGTCGACGGCGAGAACACCACTCAGGTCGGCACCATCCGGACCGACACCCGGACCATGACCGTCCCGGCCCTCAAGGTCGATCTCGGCGAAGGCAGCGCCTGGCGCGGTTTCCTCGCCATGGTGAAGCTGGGCGGGGACCACATCCTCACCGGCACCGACCATCTGCTCTTCCTCCTCATCCTGCTCCTGCCCGCGCCGCTCGCGGTCACCGGACGGCGCTGGGACGGCCTGGTCGGCGCGCGGTCCGCGCTCGGCCGGATCGGCCGCATCACGCTCGCCTTCACCGCCGGACACTCCGTCGCGCTGGCCGCCACCGCGCTCGGCCGACTGGACATCCCCGGCTGGCCGGTCGAGGCGTTCATCGCCGCGAGCATCCTCGTCGGCGCGATCCACGCCGTCCGCCCGCTCTTCCCGGGCAAGGAGGCACTCGTGGCAGGGGTCTTCGGGCTCGGCCACGGCATGGCGTTCTCCTTCGTACTGGCCGAGATGCATCTGTCCACCGGGCAGCTCGTGACCAGCCTCCTCGGCTTCAACCTCGGCATCGAGCTGGTCCAGCTCCTGCTGGTCTGCCTCGCGCTGCCGTCTCTGCTGGTCCTCGCGCGTCTGCGCATCCAACCCGCGCTACGGCTGACCGGCGCTCTGCTCACCGGCACGGCGGCCCTCGGCTGGCTGGCCGATCGCCTCGGCCTGCCCAACCCCGTCGCCCGGACCGCCGACAGCGCCGGATCCCATACGACGCTGATGCTGACCGCCCTCACGGTGACCGCGTTCGCCGCCACCGGTTGGACACTGGCCACCCGTCGGCGTACCCGGCCGGAATCGCCGGAGCCCTCCGCAGGGACAACGCCTGAACCGCATGATCGGAACAGATCGACGGAGACCGCCGACTCGGCGGCGACGTAG
- a CDS encoding acyl carrier protein: MPRKSLPTRLSATAALLLTAGALSVPSASAKPSDAAPGRAYVLTVTTNPTSTDYNNRQVDVTGTVTKADGTPAPNIPVTVQEVIRFTTWNPWGDPIDPTYYDPRELGKPVTDAEGKFTIRDVDIDHVSGSSLLNVQRKVAITAAFDEDGNPNTPQDGYYTQTPVLTKAKTSSVSYTVNKKKVKKGTILTVQGKVTVPKGVERAGTEVFLQTYWENEYRVQTTAEEDGFFVMSVRVRGYDDRFVLRTAPTDLYVAGATKRLPIINTSLPRR; the protein is encoded by the coding sequence GTGCCCAGGAAGTCCCTGCCGACGCGGCTTTCCGCCACCGCCGCGCTGCTGCTCACCGCCGGCGCCCTGTCCGTGCCCTCTGCCTCGGCGAAACCCTCCGACGCCGCCCCCGGCCGCGCCTACGTACTGACCGTGACCACCAACCCGACCAGTACCGACTACAACAACCGCCAAGTCGACGTCACCGGCACCGTCACCAAGGCCGACGGCACCCCGGCGCCCAACATCCCCGTCACCGTCCAGGAAGTCATCCGCTTCACCACCTGGAATCCGTGGGGCGACCCGATCGACCCCACGTACTACGACCCGCGCGAACTGGGCAAGCCGGTCACCGACGCCGAGGGGAAGTTCACCATCCGCGACGTCGACATCGACCACGTGAGCGGCAGCAGCCTGCTCAACGTCCAGCGCAAGGTGGCCATCACGGCCGCCTTCGACGAGGACGGCAACCCCAACACCCCGCAGGACGGCTACTACACGCAGACCCCCGTGCTCACGAAGGCCAAGACCAGCTCCGTCAGTTACACGGTCAACAAGAAGAAAGTGAAGAAGGGCACCATCCTCACCGTCCAGGGCAAGGTCACTGTCCCCAAGGGTGTCGAGCGCGCGGGCACCGAGGTCTTCCTGCAGACCTACTGGGAGAACGAGTACCGCGTGCAGACGACCGCCGAGGAGGACGGCTTCTTCGTGATGTCCGTGCGCGTCCGGGGCTACGACGACAGGTTCGTGCTGCGCACGGCTCCGACGGACCTCTACGTGGCGGGCGCGACCAAGCGGCTGCCGATCATCAACACCTCACTCCCTCGCAGGTAG
- a CDS encoding PP2C family protein-serine/threonine phosphatase, producing the protein MKGEDLELGELLAAAEAAPPGESVDVVAHDLQKRFGAERVSFLFVDLIGQRLIRLAAAGDEAVGDDGPVALQGSVYDGVLRSQRQHVEPDGQGGRNVITPVTNRGDCIGVLEVGLQSADDTVLRQVRDAAHALAYIIVTDRRFTDLYHLGRRTTKLSLAAEIQHQLLPSAPCCEAEQFTLAAGLVPADDIGGDTYDYTLDRDTLHLSITDAMGHDTDSALLATLLVGALRRARRSGCDALKQARQAHETLLSHSRGLATGQLLRVDLETGLCELVNAGHPRPLRLRGDAVEELALAANLPFGVAAPSSYRLQELQLCPGDRLVLLTDGMQERGAAAVDLAAVVHDTRALHPREAVRSLTAAVLGACHGNLKDDATVLILDWHGNRGRPAETAYSCGPVR; encoded by the coding sequence GTGAAGGGTGAAGATCTGGAACTGGGCGAGTTGCTGGCCGCTGCGGAAGCGGCCCCGCCCGGTGAGTCCGTCGACGTGGTGGCGCACGACCTGCAGAAGCGGTTCGGCGCCGAGCGTGTGTCATTCCTGTTCGTCGACCTGATCGGCCAGCGGCTGATCAGGCTCGCCGCGGCCGGCGACGAGGCTGTCGGTGATGACGGGCCGGTCGCTCTTCAGGGCAGCGTCTACGACGGCGTTCTGCGGAGCCAACGCCAGCACGTGGAACCGGACGGACAAGGCGGACGGAACGTCATCACGCCGGTCACCAACCGCGGCGACTGCATCGGCGTTCTGGAGGTAGGTCTGCAGTCGGCCGACGACACCGTACTGCGCCAGGTCCGCGACGCCGCACACGCGCTGGCCTACATCATCGTCACCGACCGCCGCTTCACCGACCTCTACCACCTGGGCAGGCGCACCACCAAGCTCAGTCTGGCCGCGGAGATCCAGCACCAACTGCTTCCCTCGGCCCCCTGCTGCGAGGCGGAGCAGTTCACTCTGGCCGCCGGACTGGTCCCGGCCGACGACATCGGCGGCGACACCTACGACTACACGCTCGACCGAGACACCCTGCATCTGTCGATCACCGATGCCATGGGCCACGACACGGACTCCGCCCTGTTGGCCACCTTGCTGGTCGGAGCGCTAAGGCGGGCCCGCCGCAGCGGGTGCGACGCCCTCAAGCAGGCCCGGCAGGCCCACGAGACCCTGTTGAGCCACAGCCGAGGCCTCGCCACCGGACAGCTGTTGCGCGTCGACCTCGAAACAGGCCTGTGCGAGCTGGTCAACGCCGGCCATCCCCGGCCACTGCGGCTGCGCGGCGACGCCGTCGAAGAGCTGGCCCTCGCCGCCAACCTGCCCTTCGGCGTGGCGGCACCCAGCTCCTACCGCCTGCAGGAACTGCAACTGTGCCCGGGAGACCGTCTGGTCCTGCTCACCGACGGGATGCAGGAGCGCGGTGCCGCGGCCGTCGACCTGGCCGCGGTCGTCCACGACACACGTGCGCTGCACCCGCGCGAAGCCGTCCGGAGCCTGACCGCAGCAGTGCTCGGCGCCTGCCACGGCAACCTCAAGGACGACGCCACGGTCCTGATACTGGACTGGCACGGCAATCGCGGCAGACCGGCGGAAACCGCCTACTCCTGCGGCCCTGTGCGATGA
- a CDS encoding (2Fe-2S) ferredoxin domain-containing protein, whose amino-acid sequence MTSRQRPEEGRTEHTPAHPAPCRIVICRDCCCGSPKVTGVDHARQAARLAENAPVRISACLDVCDQANVVVVQPSAAARAAGARPVWLGLVNDPDATEDIAAWVRAGGPGIAPCPDILDLYVFTPPRRAR is encoded by the coding sequence GTGACGTCTCGGCAGCGACCTGAGGAAGGCCGCACAGAGCACACCCCTGCCCATCCGGCACCGTGCCGCATCGTGATCTGCCGGGACTGCTGCTGCGGAAGCCCGAAAGTGACCGGGGTCGATCACGCCCGACAGGCCGCGCGCCTGGCCGAGAACGCCCCCGTACGCATCTCGGCCTGCCTCGACGTGTGCGACCAGGCAAACGTGGTCGTCGTCCAGCCCTCCGCCGCCGCACGAGCCGCGGGCGCCCGCCCGGTCTGGCTCGGCCTCGTCAACGACCCCGACGCCACCGAGGACATCGCCGCCTGGGTACGGGCCGGCGGCCCGGGCATCGCTCCCTGCCCGGACATCCTCGATCTCTACGTCTTCACGCCGCCGCGAAGGGCGCGATGA
- a CDS encoding ABC transporter ATP-binding protein: protein MTSLHADRVVRRIADKVVVDGVTLTLRPGETVGLLGPNGSGKSTLLRLLAGTLAPTAGVVTLDGRPLPEVGRRATARRIATVEQHAHTQTELTVRDVVALGRIPHRRAWTPATTADTEAVTQALVRTGLTELASQSWHTLSGGERQRTQIARALAQQPRELLLDEPTNHLDIQHQLDLLDLVASLPVTTVVALHDLNLAAMYCDRLLVLRDGRAVAEGIPAEVLTPALIEQVYGVRAEVSHDHGHPVIRFLRPDQATRNGSPRERSTTSDVSAAT, encoded by the coding sequence ATGACCAGCCTGCACGCGGACCGCGTCGTCCGGCGCATCGCCGACAAGGTGGTCGTCGACGGCGTCACCCTCACCCTGAGGCCGGGGGAGACCGTCGGCCTGCTCGGCCCCAACGGCTCAGGGAAATCAACACTGTTGAGGCTCCTGGCCGGGACCCTCGCACCCACTGCCGGGGTCGTCACCCTGGACGGACGTCCGCTCCCGGAGGTCGGCCGCCGTGCGACGGCCCGTCGTATCGCCACCGTCGAGCAGCACGCCCACACCCAGACGGAGCTGACCGTCCGAGACGTCGTCGCCCTGGGCCGAATCCCGCACCGCCGAGCCTGGACACCGGCCACCACCGCCGACACCGAGGCCGTCACGCAAGCCCTGGTACGCACCGGACTGACCGAACTCGCCTCCCAGTCATGGCACACCCTGTCCGGCGGCGAACGCCAGCGCACCCAGATCGCCCGTGCCCTCGCCCAGCAACCCCGCGAACTCCTTCTCGACGAACCCACCAACCACCTCGACATCCAGCACCAGCTCGACCTGCTGGACCTGGTCGCGAGCCTGCCGGTCACCACCGTGGTCGCCCTGCACGACCTCAACCTCGCCGCGATGTACTGCGACCGACTGCTCGTCCTGCGTGACGGACGCGCCGTCGCGGAAGGCATCCCGGCCGAGGTTCTCACCCCCGCACTCATCGAACAGGTCTACGGCGTCCGAGCCGAAGTCAGCCACGACCACGGCCACCCCGTGATCCGATTCCTGCGGCCGGACCAGGCCACCCGGAACGGATCCCCCAGGGAGAGGAGCACGACCAGTGACGTCTCGGCAGCGACCTGA
- a CDS encoding FecCD family ABC transporter permease → MNARLLLLTGGGLVALLASVAVAVTIGPADISTGDVWASVAAHLGLGESTLAPLRDGIVWDLRMPRTLLAAVCGAGLAVCGAVMQSLLRNPLADPFVLGVSSGASTGAVAVVVLGVGGGVVSMSAGAFLGALLSFAMVLLLSHTLGDSVDRVVLSGVAAMQLFSALTSFIVLTSADAETTRGVLFWLLGSLTGADWSQVVLCAAVLAVALLVCLGHARTLDAFAFGEEAAASLGVRVARTRLILLCVTALLTAALVSCAGAIGFVGLVLPHVTRALTGSGHARLLPVTALTGAVFLVWVDTVARTVLDPQEIPVGVVTSLIGVPAFVAVLYRGRRKA, encoded by the coding sequence GTGAACGCCCGTCTCCTGCTGTTGACCGGCGGCGGACTGGTCGCACTGCTCGCGTCGGTCGCGGTCGCCGTGACGATCGGGCCCGCCGACATCTCCACGGGCGATGTGTGGGCGTCCGTCGCGGCCCATCTGGGCCTCGGTGAGAGCACGTTGGCGCCGCTGCGCGACGGCATCGTTTGGGACCTGCGTATGCCGCGGACCCTGCTCGCCGCCGTGTGCGGGGCCGGGCTCGCCGTGTGCGGGGCCGTCATGCAGTCGCTGCTGCGCAACCCGCTGGCCGATCCGTTCGTGCTCGGTGTCTCCTCCGGCGCGTCCACGGGAGCGGTCGCCGTGGTCGTGCTGGGGGTGGGCGGGGGAGTCGTGTCCATGTCGGCGGGTGCCTTCCTGGGCGCGCTGCTCTCCTTCGCGATGGTGCTGCTGCTCAGCCACACCCTCGGCGACAGCGTCGACCGGGTCGTGCTGTCCGGGGTCGCGGCCATGCAGCTGTTCTCCGCGCTGACCTCGTTCATCGTGCTGACCTCCGCCGACGCCGAGACCACCCGGGGCGTGCTCTTCTGGCTGCTGGGTTCCCTCACGGGAGCCGACTGGAGCCAGGTGGTGCTCTGCGCGGCCGTCCTGGCCGTCGCCCTCCTGGTCTGTCTCGGCCATGCCCGCACCCTGGACGCGTTCGCCTTCGGCGAGGAGGCCGCCGCCTCGCTCGGAGTCCGGGTCGCCCGCACCCGGCTGATCCTGCTGTGCGTGACCGCGCTGCTCACAGCCGCCCTGGTCAGCTGTGCCGGCGCCATCGGCTTCGTCGGTCTGGTCCTGCCCCATGTGACACGGGCGCTCACCGGTTCCGGGCACGCCCGCCTCCTGCCGGTCACGGCGCTGACCGGAGCGGTCTTCCTGGTGTGGGTGGACACCGTCGCCCGTACCGTCCTCGATCCTCAGGAGATCCCGGTGGGCGTGGTGACATCCCTGATCGGAGTGCCGGCGTTCGTGGCCGTGCTCTATCGCGGACGGAGGAAGGCATGA
- a CDS encoding ABC transporter substrate-binding protein has translation MLRTPALLLTSALLLTACVGSKSGTDDPGKTAAAGYPVTIDNCGDKITLTSAPKRAVSLNQGTTEILLSLGLADRMAGTATWTDPVMKGLEKANASVPRLADNAPSFERVLDAEPDFVTASFVSTLGKGGVATRARFEKLGVPTYVSPSDCSAGKDNDSGGDGSRSTPLTLDAVYGEIRDLARAFGIEERGEKLVAELQERVRRATAGLHASDVSLMYWFANSQSPYLAGCCGAPGAVTSVVGAKNVFADTHDEWPQISWETVADRDPDVIVIGDLTRKQQTAETAKAKIRFLETNPATRNLTAVKKKRYVLLSGQAMNPSIRTVEGIEKVAAGLRDFGLAK, from the coding sequence GTGCTCCGTACCCCCGCACTTCTGCTCACGTCCGCCCTGCTGCTCACCGCCTGCGTCGGCTCGAAGAGCGGCACCGACGACCCCGGGAAGACCGCCGCTGCGGGCTACCCGGTGACCATCGACAACTGCGGCGACAAGATCACCTTGACGTCTGCCCCGAAGCGGGCCGTCTCCCTGAACCAGGGCACCACGGAGATCCTGCTCTCCCTCGGTCTCGCCGACCGCATGGCCGGTACGGCGACCTGGACCGACCCCGTCATGAAGGGGCTGGAGAAGGCCAACGCGTCCGTGCCGCGGCTCGCGGACAACGCGCCCTCCTTCGAGAGGGTCCTGGACGCCGAACCCGATTTCGTCACCGCGTCGTTCGTGTCCACCCTCGGCAAGGGCGGCGTCGCCACCCGCGCCCGGTTCGAGAAGCTGGGCGTGCCCACGTACGTCTCGCCCTCCGACTGTTCGGCGGGCAAGGACAACGACAGCGGTGGCGACGGATCGCGCAGCACACCGCTCACGCTCGACGCCGTGTACGGCGAGATACGTGACCTGGCACGGGCGTTCGGCATCGAGGAACGTGGCGAGAAGCTCGTCGCCGAGTTGCAGGAACGGGTGCGCCGGGCCACCGCCGGACTGCACGCCTCCGACGTCTCCCTCATGTACTGGTTCGCCAACTCCCAGTCGCCCTATCTGGCCGGCTGCTGCGGCGCGCCGGGCGCCGTCACCAGCGTGGTCGGCGCGAAGAACGTCTTCGCCGACACGCACGACGAGTGGCCCCAGATCAGCTGGGAGACCGTCGCCGACCGCGACCCCGACGTCATCGTGATCGGTGACCTGACCCGCAAGCAGCAGACCGCGGAGACCGCCAAGGCCAAGATCCGCTTCCTGGAGACCAACCCCGCCACCCGCAATCTGACCGCAGTGAAGAAGAAGCGGTACGTCCTGCTCAGCGGGCAGGCGATGAACCCGTCCATCCGCACGGTCGAAGGGATAGAGAAGGTCGCCGCCGGGCTGCGCGACTTCGGGCTCGCCAAGTGA
- a CDS encoding ArsR/SmtB family transcription factor, which produces MQVPLYQAKAEFFRMLGHPVRIRVLELLQNGPVPVRDLLSEIEIEPSNLSQQLAVLRRSGIVVSIREGSTVSYALAGGDVAELLRAARRILTELITGQGELLAELQQADPQRALTPGGSDRRS; this is translated from the coding sequence ATGCAGGTCCCCCTCTACCAGGCCAAGGCCGAGTTCTTCCGGATGCTCGGCCACCCGGTACGCATCCGGGTCCTGGAACTCCTACAGAACGGCCCCGTCCCCGTACGTGACCTGCTCAGCGAGATCGAGATCGAGCCCTCCAACCTCTCCCAGCAACTGGCGGTACTGCGCCGCTCGGGGATCGTGGTGTCCATCCGGGAGGGCTCCACCGTCAGTTACGCCCTGGCAGGCGGCGATGTGGCCGAGCTCCTGCGCGCGGCCCGCCGGATCCTTACCGAACTGATCACCGGCCAGGGCGAGTTGCTCGCCGAACTGCAGCAGGCGGACCCCCAGCGGGCCCTCACCCCGGGCGGATCCGACCGACGCTCCTGA